A region from the Medicago truncatula cultivar Jemalong A17 chromosome 6, MtrunA17r5.0-ANR, whole genome shotgun sequence genome encodes:
- the LOC11434892 gene encoding CDK-activating kinase assembly factor MAT1 isoform X1, giving the protein MVISSTNPHYKEIAIRKRIASIFNKREDDFPSLKEYNDYLEEVEDMTFNLIEGIDVAAIEARIAKYQEENSEQIMINRARKAEELAAAMATSKGQPAQTDNDDANPNSQAGFGAVPQGQYAPTIAGGQPRPTGMGPQPLPLGGGDAGYVVENEETLRRQARAGGWSIEISRKRALEEAFGSIWIS; this is encoded by the exons ATGGTGATCTCTAGTACCAATCCCCACTATAAGGAGATAGCCATCAGGAAGAGAATCGCTAGCat ATTCAATAAACGGGAAGATGATTTTCCATCTTTGAAAGAGTACAATGATTACTTGGAGGAAGTAGAGGACATGA CGTTTAACTTGATTGAAGGAATAGATGTAGCTGCTATTGAAGCTAGGATTGCTAAATACCAGGAAGAAAATTCTGAACAAATAATGATTAATCGAGCCCGAAAG GCTGAGGAATTAGCTGCAGCTATGGCAACAAGCAAGGGACAACCTGCCCAAACTGATAATGAT GATGCAAACCCAAATTCTCAAGCAGGGTTTGGTGCTGTTCCTCAAGGGCAATATGCACCTACAATTGCAGGAGGACAGCCTAGACCCACAGGCATGGGACCACAACCTTTACCGCTTGGTGGAGGTGACGCGGGCTACGTAGTTGAGAACGAGGAAACATTGCGGCGACAAGCAAGGGCTGGAGGATGGAGTATAGAAATAAGCAGGAAGAGGGCACTTGAAGAAGcctttggaagcatttggattTCTTAG
- the LOC11434892 gene encoding uncharacterized protein isoform X2, which yields MTFNLIEGIDVAAIEARIAKYQEENSEQIMINRARKAEELAAAMATSKGQPAQTDNDDANPNSQAGFGAVPQGQYAPTIAGGQPRPTGMGPQPLPLGGGDAGYVVENEETLRRQARAGGWSIEISRKRALEEAFGSIWIS from the exons ATGA CGTTTAACTTGATTGAAGGAATAGATGTAGCTGCTATTGAAGCTAGGATTGCTAAATACCAGGAAGAAAATTCTGAACAAATAATGATTAATCGAGCCCGAAAG GCTGAGGAATTAGCTGCAGCTATGGCAACAAGCAAGGGACAACCTGCCCAAACTGATAATGAT GATGCAAACCCAAATTCTCAAGCAGGGTTTGGTGCTGTTCCTCAAGGGCAATATGCACCTACAATTGCAGGAGGACAGCCTAGACCCACAGGCATGGGACCACAACCTTTACCGCTTGGTGGAGGTGACGCGGGCTACGTAGTTGAGAACGAGGAAACATTGCGGCGACAAGCAAGGGCTGGAGGATGGAGTATAGAAATAAGCAGGAAGAGGGCACTTGAAGAAGcctttggaagcatttggattTCTTAG
- the LOC11434893 gene encoding probable phospholipid-transporting ATPase 8, with the protein MPQGGKKRIHFSKLYSFSCFKSSYRDGHSQIGKKGYSRVVHCNDADNFEAIQLKYGGNYVSTTKYTAFNFIPKSLFEQFRRVANIYFLVVACVSFSPLAPYTALSIAAPLVAVIGATMAKEAVEDWRRRTQDIEANNRKVQVYGKNHTFVETRWKKLRVGDVIKVYKDEYFPSDLLLLSSSYEDGVCYVETMNLDGETNLKLKQALEATTRLNDEKSLQRFRAMVKCEDPNENLYSFIGTFEYEGEEHPLSLQQILLRDSKLRNTEYICGVVIFTGHDTKVMQNSVDPPSKRSKIERKMDKIIYILFSTLVLISFIGSMFFGVDTENDINNDGSYRRWYLHPDETTVYYDPKRAGLASILHFLTALMLYGYLIPISLYVSIEIVKVLQTIFINQDQEMYYEESDRPAHARTSNLNEELGQVDTILSDKTGTLTCNSMEFVKCSIGGVQYGRGITEVEKALARRAKNGESEGDAYSSDFVNESSDVVDSQKTVKGFNFKDERIMNGQWINEPHPDIIEKFFRVLAICHTAIPDVDKSSGEISYEAESPDEAAFVIAARELGFEFFVRTQTSISLHELNHESGKKVDRVYQLLHVLEFSSSRKRMSVIVRNEENKILLLCKGADSVMFERLSQYGREFEAETNNHIKRYSEAGLRTLVITYRELGEEEYKQWEKEFSKAKTSLAADRDALVDAAADKMERDLILLGATAVEDRLQKGVPECIEKLAKAGIKLWVLTGDKMETAVNIGYACSLLRQDMKQIVITLDSSDIISIEKQGDKEALAKASRESIEKQINEGILQIESTKESSDTAKEISSLALIIDGRSLEYSLNNALEKPFFKLASNCASVICCRSSPKQKARVTKLVKLETGKTTLSIGDGANDVGMLQEADIGVGISGAEGMQAVMASDYSIGQFRFLERLLLVHGHWCYRRISMMICYFFYKNIAFGFTLFWFEAYASFSGQAAYNDWYMSCYNVFFTSLPVIALGVFDQDVSARLCQKHPFLYLEGVENTLFSWTRIIGWMLNGFLSSLLIFFLTTNSVLNQAFRKDGQVVDFEILGVIMYTCAIWVVNCQMALSINYFTWIQHFFIWGSIVLWYVFLVVYGYISPTISTTAYRVFVEACAPSLLYWLVTLFIVVCVLLPYFSYRAFQSRFLPMYHDIIQRKQVEGSEFEISDELPRQVQGKLIHLRERLKQREP; encoded by the exons atgccTCAAGGTGGAAAAAAGAGGATACATTTTAGCAAACtatattcattttcatgtttcaaaTCATCATATAGAGATGGTCATTCACAAATTGGAAAAAAAGGGTATTCAAGAGTTGTTCATTGCAATGATGCTGATAATTTTGAAGCAATTCAGTTGAAATATGGTGGAAATTATGTTTCAACTACCAAGTATACAGCATTTAATTTTATACCTAAGTCTTTGTTTGAACAATTCAGAAGAGTTGCAAATATCTACTttcttgttgttgcttgtgtttCTTTTAGTCCTTTAGCACCTTATACAGCTTTAAGTATTGCTGCACCTTTGGTGGCTGTTATTGGTGCTACTATGGCTAAAGAAGCTGTGGAAGATTGGAGAAGGAGAACACAG GATATAGAGGCGAACAACAGAAAGGTTCAGGTATATGGGAAAAACCATACATTTGTGGAGACAAGATGGAAGAAACTTCGTGTCGGTGATGTGATTAAAGTGTACAAGGATGAATACTTTCCTTCTGATCTTCTTCTGCTTTCGTCAAGCTATGAGGACGGTGTTTGCTACGTTGAAACAATGAATCTTGATGGAGAAACTAATCTAAAACTAAAGCAAGCCTTGGAAGCGACAACTCGTCTTAACGATGAAAAATCTCTGCAAAGGTTTAGGGCTATGGTCAAATGTGAGGATCCTAATGAAAATCTATACTCATTTATTGGAACTTTTGAGTATGAAGGTGAAGAACATCCTCTTTCGTTGCAACAGATCCTTTTAAGAGATTCTAAGCTGAGAAATACAGAATATATATGTGGTGTTGTCATCTTCACCGGTCATGACACGAAAGTGATGCAGAATTCTGTTGATCCTCCATCAAAAAGGAgcaaaattgagagaaaaatggATAAGATAATTTACATTCTCTTTAGTACCTTGGTTTTGATATCCTTTATCGGATCTATGTTTTTCGGTGTCGATACcgaaaatgatattaataatgatGGAAGTTACAGAAGATGGTATCTTCATCCGGACGAAACAACCGTATATTACGATCCTAAAAGGGCAGGCCTTGCTTCGATTCTTCATTTTTTGACTGCCCTTATGTTGTATGGATATCTGATTCCAATATCACTTTATGTGTCGATAGAAATTGTGAAAGTTCTTCAGACTATTTTCATCAACCAAGATCAAGAAATGTATTATGAAGAATCAGATAGGCCGGCTCATGCGCGGACATCTAATTTGAATGAAGAACTTGGTCAAGTTGATACCATATTGTCTGACAAGACCGGTACGTTGACATGTAACTCCATGGAGTTTGTCAAATGTTCAATAGGGGGTGTTCAGTATGGCCGTGGTATTACGGAAGTGGAGAAGGCACTTGCTAGGAGAGCGAAAAACGGGGAATCTGAAGGTGATGCTTATTCATCTGATTTCGTGAATGAGAGTAGCGATGTTGTGGACTCTCAGAAGACAGTTAAGGGCTTTAACTTTAAAGATGAACGAATAATGAATGGACAATGGATTAATGAACCACATCCGGACATCATAGAGAAATTCTTTCGAGTTTTAGCCATATGTCATACAGCTATTCCTGATGTAGATAAATCGTCGGGAGAAATTTCCTATGAAGCCGAGTCACCGGATGAAGCCGCATTTGTCATAGCTGCAAGGGAGCTTGGTTTTGAGTTTTTCGTTAGGACACAAACAAGTATTTCGTTGCATGAATTGAATCATGAAAGCGGAAAAAAGGTTGACAG AGTGTACCAGCTTCTGCATGTCTTAGAGTTCAGCAGTTCGCGCAAAAGAATGTCAGTGATAGTGAGGAACGAGGAAAATAAGATATTGCTCCTATGCAAGGGTGCAGACAG TGTGATGTTTGAAAGGCTCTCACAATACGGAAGAGAGTTTGAAGCCGAAACTAATAATCATATCAAAAGATATTCCGAGGCAGGTTTAAGAACTCTTGTAATCACGTACCGTGAACTTGGCGAAGAAGAGTATAAGCAGTGGGAAAAGGAGTTCTCGAAGGCCAAAACCTCTTTAGCAGCAGACCGAGATGCACTTGTGGATGCAGCTGCTGACAAGATGGAAAGAGATTTGATACTTCTTGGAGCTACAGCAGTTGAGGATAGACTTCAAAAAGGG GTTCCTGAATGTATCGAAAAGCTTGCTAAGGCAGGAATCAAGTTATGGGTATTGACTGGGGACAAAATGGAAACTGCCGTCAACATAGG GTATGCTTGTAGTTTACTTAGACAAGATATGAAACAAATAGTGATCACTCTTGATTCATCTGATATCATATCAATAGAGAAACAAGGGGACAAGGAGGCTCTAGCGAAG GCCTCTCGTGAAAGCATCGAGAAGCAAATTAATGAGGGAATCTTACAAATCGAGTCAACAAAAGAGAGTTCCGACACAGCAAAGGAAATTTCTTCACTTGCCTTGATAATTGATGGGAGGTCATTGGAGTACTCCCTCAACAACGCTTTGGAGAAACCATTCTTTAAGTTGGCTAGTAATTGTGCTTCTGTCATATGTTGCCGGTCTTCACCAAAACAGAAAGCTCGT GTTACAAAATTGGTGAAGTTGGAAACCGGGAAAACAACTTTATCTATTGGTGATGGTGCAAATGACGTTGGTATGCTTCAGGAAGCTGATATTGGAGTTGGAATTAGTGGTGCTGAAGGGATGCAG GCTGTAATGGCAAGTGATTATTCAATCGGACAATTCCGTTTTCTAGAGCGTTTGTTGTTGGTGCATGGCCATTGGTGTTATAGAAGAATATCAATGATG atatgttactttttctataaAAACATTGCATTTGGATTTACCCTTTTTTGGTTTGAAGCATATGCTTCATTCTCCGGTCAAGCCGCTTACAACGATTGGTATATGTCATGTTACAATGTGTTCTTTACCTCACTACCAGTAATCGCTCTAGGTGTTTTTGATCAGGATGTTTCTGCCAGACTTTGCCAAAAG CACCCGTTTCTATATCTAGAAGGTGTAGAGAACACCCTCTTCAGCTGGACTCGGATTATCGGCTGGATGTTGAACGGATTCCTTAGTTCCTTGCTAATCTTCTTCTTAACCACAAATTCCGTCTTAAATCAAGCCTTCAGAAAAGACGGTCAAGTGGTAGATTTCGAAATACTCGGTGTCATAATGTATACTTGCGCAATTTGGGTTGTGAATTGCCAAATGGCACTTTCAATCAACTACTTCACTTGGATCCAACATTTTTTCATTTGGGGTAGTATTGTCCTTTGGTATGTGTTCTTGGTGGTTTATGGTTATATATCTCCAACCATATCTACAACAGCTTATAGGGTATTTGTGGAAGCATGTGCTCCTAGTCTTTTATATTGGTTAGTTAccctttttattgttgtttgtgttcTTTTACCATATTTTTCTTATAGAGCTTTTCAAAGTAGGTTTCTACCAATGTATCATGATATAATACAAAGAAAACAAGTAGAAGGGTCTGAATTTGAGATTTCTGATGAGTTACCTAGACAAGTTCAAGGTAAACTAATACATTTGAGAGAAAGATTGAAGCAAAGGGAACCTTGA